One genomic segment of Theobroma cacao cultivar B97-61/B2 chromosome 6, Criollo_cocoa_genome_V2, whole genome shotgun sequence includes these proteins:
- the LOC18596917 gene encoding uncharacterized protein LOC18596917 — MGGGMEANKNRFIEDWSSARENLEHNFRWTRRNFALVGLFGIAIPVLVYKGIVREFHMQDEDAGRPYRKFL, encoded by the exons ATGGGAGGAGGAATGGAGGCAAACAAAAACAGGTTCATTGAAGATTGGAGCTCTGCAAGAGAGAATCTCGAGCACAACTTCCGCTGGACTCGCCGCAACTTTGCTCTCGTTGGCTTATTCGGCATCGCCATCCCCGTCCTGGTCTATAAGGGCATTGTTCGAGAATTT CATATGCAGGATGAAGATGCAGGTAGGCCATACAGGAAGTTCTTGTGA
- the LOC18596918 gene encoding pentatricopeptide repeat-containing protein At3g02650, mitochondrial: MWRSMAGRSRQVVARIFCAANINQVLSETQKHYHYLPKTLLSQTPRFLSNFSANPSDDSSRGFAENGNSQLDGFAPAIETNAVEVPSFEGSVGDETQMDSSVSGDDRNDIEEDIQVYEIDGNKLENVLSLLQSRVDGSLESSLDVMALDLNEDFVVKVLQTPFISGENLIRFFKWVMKKPGCKVTTSVVDSLVKGICSDLRKKDAYDLWDLVKDIGDKENGVLTVNVLNELIALFSKLGKGKAAMEVFNKFGDFGCVPNMVTYYFTIEALCRRSIYDWAWSVCERMLDGESLPDGEQVGKIISWFCRGGKAENAHTVYLLAKEKNKQLPRSSVNFLISSLCKKDETVNLALEMLDGFSGEARKYAIKPFSSVVRGLCRMRNLDEAKTLLLKMIADGPPPGNAVFNSVVNGYSKAGDMDKAKEMIKLMEDRGLKPDVYTYTVVMSGYANGGQMDEACEVLSEAKKKHMKLSPVTYHTLIRGYCKIEEFDKALKLLAEMKDFGVQPNVDEYNKLIQSLCLKALDWQTAEKLLDEMKENGLYLNGITQGLIKAVKELEAEEVDSREATTTEV; the protein is encoded by the coding sequence ATGTGGAGATCAATGGCAGGAAGGTCCAGGCAGGTGGTGGCACGGATCTTCTGTGCAGCCAACATCAATCAGGTTCTCTCTGAAACTCAAAAACATTACCATTATCTCCCAAAAACCTTACTCTCTCAAACCCCTCGTTTCCTCTCTAATTTCTCTGCAAATCCAAGTGATGATTCATCTCGGGGATTCGCAGAAAATGGGAATTCCCAGCTGGACGGTTTTGCCCCTGCGATTGAGACTAATGCCGTGGAAGTTCCCTCTTTTGAGGGTTCTGTTGGTGATGAGACCCAGATGGACAGTTCTGTCTCTGGGGATGACCGAAATGACATAGAAGAAGATATCCAAGTTTATGAGATTGACGGGAACAAGTTAGAAAATGTGTTGTCTTTGTTGCAAAGTAGAGTTGATGGGTCTTTGGAATCAAGTCTCGATGTTATGGCTTTGGATTTGAATGAAGATTTTGTTGTCAAAGTTCTTCAGACTCCATTTATATCGGGTGAAAATTTGATTAGGTTTTTCAAATGGGTAATGAAGAAACCAGGGTGTAAAGTGACTACTTCTGTTGTTGACTCACTCGTTAAGGGTATTTGTAGTGATCTTAGGAAGAAGGATGCTTATGATTTATGGGATTTGGTTAAGGACATTGGGGACAAAGAGAATGGGGTTTTGACTGTGAATGTTCTTAATGAGTTGATTGCTTTGTTTTCGAAGTTGGGTAAAGGAAAGGCAGCTATGGAGGTGTTCAACAAATTTGGGGATTTTGGATGTGTCCCGAACATGGTTACTTATTATTTCACTATCGAAGCTCTGTGTCGGCGGTCGATTTATGATTGGGCTTGGTCTGTATGTGAAAGGATGCTTGATGGGGAGAGCTTGCCAGATGGTGAGCAAGTGGGAAAGATAATATCTTGGTTTTGTAGAGGCGGTAAGGCTGAGAATGCTCACACTGTTTATTTGTTGGCCAAGGAGAAAAACAAGCAGCTGCCTCGGTCTTCTGTTAATTTCTTGATCAGTTCACTCTGTAAGAAGGATGAAACAGTGAATTTAGCTTTGGAGATGTTGGATGGATTCTCTGGAGAAGCAAGGAAATATGCAATCAAGCCGTTTTCATCTGTTGTTCGTGGTCTGTGTAGGATGAGGAATCTTGATGAAGCAAAAACATTGCTTCTGAAAATGATCGCAGATGGCCCACCTCCTGGAAATGCAGTATTTAATTCGGTGGTCAATGGCTATTCTAAGGCTGGAGATATGGACAAAGCGAAGGAGATGATAAAACTGATGGAGGATAGGGGGTTGAAACCTGATGTTTACACATACACTGTTGTGATGAGTGGTTATGCAAATGGTGGCCAGATGGATGAGGCTTGTGAAGTTTTATCAGAAGCCAAGAAAAAGCATATGAAGCTGAGCCCTGTGACTTATCACACTCTAATTCGTGGATATTGCAAAATTGAAGAGTTCGACAAGGCTTTGAAGCTGTTGGCTGAGATGAAGGATTTTGGGGTCCAACCTAATGTGGATGAATACAATAAATTGATCCAGTCTCTTTGCTTAAAGGCTTTAGATTGGCAAACAGCTGAGAAGCTACTGGATGAAATGAAAGAGAATGGGTTGTATCTTAATGGAATCACGCAAGGTCTTATAAAGGCAGTTAAGGAGCTGGAAGCAGAGGAAGTGGACAGCAGGGAAGCAACAACCACTGAGGTCTAA